A DNA window from Selenomonas sp. oral taxon 126 contains the following coding sequences:
- a CDS encoding lytic transglycosylase domain-containing protein: MMDLSGVQQIQARIAEIEGQFSLQNQQLPGMDFAAKLQREIDKNTASAAGKANATQRVQETNAAHQSVGVAQEGLANPDLARMIHTAAAKYAVDPKLVSAVAEVESGGDQNAVSSAGAVGIMQLMPETAAGLGVNPYDMKSNVEGGAKYLREMLDTFDGDVKKAVAAYNAGPDAVKAYGGVPPYAETQNYVTSVLDIYH, encoded by the coding sequence ATGATGGATCTTTCGGGCGTCCAGCAGATACAGGCGCGCATTGCGGAGATTGAGGGGCAGTTCTCCCTTCAGAATCAGCAGCTTCCGGGTATGGATTTTGCCGCCAAGCTGCAGCGGGAGATCGATAAGAATACAGCGTCTGCGGCAGGAAAGGCGAATGCCACGCAGCGCGTGCAGGAGACAAACGCAGCACATCAGTCAGTGGGGGTCGCACAGGAAGGTCTTGCGAATCCCGATCTTGCGCGCATGATTCACACGGCGGCCGCGAAATATGCCGTCGACCCGAAGCTTGTCTCTGCCGTTGCAGAGGTCGAGTCCGGTGGTGATCAAAATGCCGTTTCATCTGCAGGTGCGGTTGGCATCATGCAGCTGATGCCGGAGACGGCAGCAGGGCTTGGTGTCAATCCCTACGATATGAAGAGCAATGTCGAAGGCGGCGCGAAGTACCTGCGCGAGATGCTCGACACCTTTGACGGCGATGTGAAGAAGGCGGTTGCCGCCTACAATGCGGGACCGGATGCAGTGAAGGCATACGGCGGCGTTCCTCCGTATGCAGAGACGCAGAACTACGTGACGAGTGTTCTGGATATCTATCACTGA
- the fliF gene encoding flagellar basal-body MS-ring/collar protein FliF: MGEWKERGLAMWERFDKRQRYIMLGSALAILVLIFGMSFWYGSKPDMVPLFTDMETKDAGEVANQLRESKITYEVQENKSGTTILVPTTNVHEARLNLATQGLPRGSKGFEIFDDSKLGVTEFQNRVNYLQALQGELTRTIEQLEAVEKARVHIVLPEDSLYKKEEKPATASIMLRLKPHAELTKKEIKGIVNLAAHSVKGLTPENITIVDDTGKILNDPDDQDEN, translated from the coding sequence ATGGGAGAGTGGAAAGAGCGCGGTCTTGCCATGTGGGAACGCTTTGACAAGCGCCAGCGCTATATCATGCTCGGGTCAGCACTCGCGATTCTCGTCCTCATCTTTGGTATGAGCTTCTGGTACGGCAGCAAGCCGGATATGGTGCCGCTGTTTACCGATATGGAGACCAAGGACGCGGGTGAGGTTGCAAATCAGCTGCGCGAATCGAAAATCACCTACGAGGTGCAGGAGAATAAGTCGGGCACGACGATTCTCGTGCCGACGACGAATGTTCACGAGGCACGTCTTAACCTTGCGACACAGGGGCTGCCGCGCGGGAGCAAGGGGTTCGAGATCTTCGATGACAGCAAGCTCGGCGTCACCGAGTTCCAGAACCGCGTCAACTACCTGCAGGCGCTGCAGGGCGAGCTGACGCGCACGATCGAGCAGCTCGAGGCGGTCGAGAAGGCGCGCGTGCACATTGTGCTGCCCGAGGACAGCCTCTATAAGAAAGAGGAGAAGCCTGCGACGGCTTCCATCATGCTGCGCCTGAAGCCGCATGCGGAGCTGACGAAGAAGGAGATCAAGGGCATTGTCAACCTCGCGGCGCACAGTGTCAAGGGGCTGACCCCCGAGAATATCACGATTGTCGACGATACGGGCAAGATCCTCAACGACCCAGACGATCAGGATGAGAAC
- the rpmE gene encoding 50S ribosomal protein L31, producing the protein MKEGIHPEFFEATVTCGCGNTFTTGSTKQDLRIDVCSKCHPFFTGRQRDVQAGGRIEKFQKRYARK; encoded by the coding sequence ATGAAAGAGGGCATTCATCCCGAGTTCTTCGAGGCGACGGTGACGTGCGGCTGCGGCAATACGTTCACGACGGGCTCGACGAAGCAGGATCTGCGTATTGATGTCTGCTCGAAGTGCCATCCGTTCTTCACGGGGCGTCAGCGTGACGTTCAGGCGGGCGGGCGCATCGAGAAGTTCCAGAAGCGCTATGCACGGAAGTAG
- the fliI gene encoding flagellar protein export ATPase FliI, with protein sequence MNMSETGGNPPFSIDIQKFRDALHASSPMKLTGKVTQIIGLVIESQGPTVTVGELCYVSSHFAGLPPIPAEVVGFREGSVLLMPVGEMQGIGPGCEVIATGRRLRVKVGPELLGRVLDGLGNPIDGKGPILAKEEYPLQAPPPPPLTRPRIHENLYVGVRAIDGLITLGDGQRIGIMAGSGVGKSTLLSMVARNTEADISVITLVGERGREVRDFIERDLGEEGLKRSVVVVATSDQPALVRIKGAMTGTAIAEYFRDQGHKVVLMMDSVTRFAMAQREVGLTIGEPPATRGYTPSVFAMLPRLLERAGTSKKGSITGIYTVLVDGDDMNEPIADAVRSILDGHIVLSRRIAAQNHFPAIDVLGSVSRVMYEVVDKSHLEAAQEMRQLMAVYAEAEDLIHIGAYVKGSSPKIDAAIQRIDGINDFLCQDIYEVTSYEETEKQLLTAVGKAAPTAEESA encoded by the coding sequence ATGAATATGAGTGAAACGGGGGGGAATCCCCCATTTTCCATAGATATCCAAAAATTCCGGGATGCACTGCATGCCTCCTCGCCTATGAAGCTGACGGGCAAGGTAACGCAGATCATCGGACTCGTCATCGAGTCGCAGGGACCGACGGTTACGGTTGGTGAGCTCTGCTATGTGAGCTCGCATTTCGCGGGATTGCCGCCAATCCCTGCGGAGGTCGTGGGCTTCCGTGAGGGCAGCGTGCTTCTCATGCCCGTCGGCGAGATGCAGGGCATCGGCCCCGGTTGCGAGGTCATTGCAACGGGGCGCCGCCTGCGCGTGAAGGTGGGGCCGGAGCTGCTCGGGCGCGTGCTCGACGGACTCGGCAATCCCATCGACGGCAAGGGGCCGATTCTCGCAAAGGAAGAGTATCCCCTGCAGGCACCGCCGCCGCCGCCGCTCACGCGTCCGCGCATTCACGAGAACCTCTACGTTGGCGTGCGCGCGATCGACGGGCTGATTACGCTCGGCGACGGGCAGCGCATCGGCATCATGGCGGGATCGGGCGTCGGCAAGTCGACGCTGCTCTCGATGGTGGCGCGCAATACCGAGGCGGACATCAGCGTTATCACCCTCGTGGGGGAGCGCGGACGCGAGGTGCGCGATTTTATCGAGCGAGACCTTGGCGAGGAGGGGCTCAAGCGCTCCGTTGTCGTCGTTGCAACCTCGGATCAGCCCGCGCTCGTCCGCATCAAGGGCGCGATGACGGGCACGGCAATCGCCGAGTATTTTCGCGATCAGGGGCACAAGGTTGTGCTCATGATGGACTCTGTCACGCGCTTTGCCATGGCACAGCGCGAGGTCGGGCTCACCATCGGTGAGCCGCCCGCGACGCGCGGCTATACGCCGTCCGTCTTTGCGATGCTGCCGCGCCTTCTCGAGCGCGCCGGTACGAGCAAGAAGGGCTCGATCACGGGCATCTATACCGTCCTCGTGGACGGCGATGATATGAATGAGCCGATTGCGGATGCCGTGCGCTCCATCCTCGACGGGCACATCGTGCTCTCGCGCCGGATTGCGGCACAGAACCACTTCCCCGCGATCGATGTGCTCGGCAGCGTCAGCCGCGTTATGTACGAGGTCGTGGACAAGAGCCATCTCGAGGCGGCGCAGGAGATGCGACAGCTTATGGCGGTCTATGCCGAGGCAGAGGATCTCATCCACATTGGGGCGTATGTCAAGGGCTCGAGTCCGAAGATTGACGCAGCGATTCAGCGGATTGACGGCATCAACGACTTCCTCTGTCAGGACATCTACGAAGTGACTTCCTATGAGGAGACGGAGAAGCAGCTGCTCACAGCAGTGGGCAAGGCTGCGCCGACCGCTGAGGAAAGCGCATGA
- a CDS encoding MATE family efflux transporter — protein sequence MQEVHGYPARARQFFIVLLPILITQISLMAPGFFNTVMAGHISKEDLAGVAVGASIFFPVFGAFVGLVSGLTPVIAQHYGARQTLAIRRVVQQSFYWSTLLAILLLVCGVLTVPALVHALALEPVVEQITMDYLSYIALGIIPIAPASVLRNFIDAHGRTRLTMYITMTTIPINVVLNYIFMYGAFGVPAFGGAGAGLGAALSYCVFLVLNILAVLRIRQFAGYYVLARLPRPILGDWWALLKICVPIGLTVFCEQSIFGAVGLLMAAYGTTVLAAHQAAMNFTTIVYMLPLSVSMAITILVGFEVGGARENGARAYIRLSRVLTLVFVGMIALALAAMRDFVAALYTTNPEVQELLRVFLLYALVMQFCDCVNAPLQGALRGYKDVTVTFWLAVLSFWGIGLPSGYVLAGWTELGPFGYWVGLNGGIIVGAVMLMIRLRIIEQRMRQAKKQILHESSVM from the coding sequence TTGCAGGAAGTTCACGGATACCCCGCGCGTGCGCGCCAGTTCTTCATCGTGCTGCTCCCGATTCTCATCACGCAGATCTCCCTCATGGCGCCCGGCTTCTTTAATACGGTTATGGCGGGACATATCAGCAAGGAGGATCTGGCGGGCGTTGCCGTCGGGGCAAGCATCTTCTTCCCCGTGTTTGGCGCTTTTGTCGGGCTCGTCTCGGGTCTGACGCCCGTGATCGCACAGCATTACGGCGCGCGGCAAACGCTTGCAATTCGGCGCGTCGTCCAGCAGAGTTTCTACTGGTCGACGCTTCTTGCTATACTCCTGCTCGTATGCGGCGTGCTGACCGTTCCGGCGCTCGTGCACGCGCTCGCACTCGAGCCTGTGGTCGAGCAGATCACGATGGACTATCTCTCCTATATTGCGCTCGGCATCATCCCCATTGCGCCCGCAAGCGTGCTGCGCAACTTCATCGACGCGCACGGGCGGACGCGCCTCACCATGTATATCACGATGACGACGATTCCAATCAACGTCGTACTCAACTATATCTTTATGTACGGTGCGTTTGGCGTCCCTGCCTTTGGCGGGGCGGGCGCGGGACTTGGTGCGGCGCTGAGTTACTGCGTCTTTTTGGTGCTGAATATACTCGCCGTTCTCCGGATCAGGCAGTTCGCCGGCTATTATGTGCTTGCGCGTCTGCCGCGTCCGATCCTCGGCGACTGGTGGGCACTGCTCAAGATATGTGTCCCGATCGGACTGACCGTGTTCTGCGAACAGAGCATCTTCGGTGCGGTCGGGCTGCTCATGGCGGCGTACGGGACGACCGTGCTCGCCGCGCATCAGGCGGCGATGAACTTCACCACAATTGTCTATATGCTGCCACTCTCGGTCTCGATGGCGATCACGATCCTCGTCGGCTTCGAGGTCGGCGGCGCCCGCGAGAACGGCGCGCGCGCCTATATCCGTCTCAGCCGTGTCCTTACGCTCGTCTTTGTCGGCATGATTGCGCTCGCACTTGCGGCGATGCGCGACTTCGTGGCGGCGCTCTATACGACGAATCCCGAGGTGCAGGAGCTCCTGCGTGTCTTCCTCCTCTATGCGCTCGTCATGCAGTTCTGTGACTGCGTGAACGCACCCCTGCAGGGGGCACTGCGCGGCTACAAGGATGTCACGGTCACGTTCTGGCTCGCCGTGCTCTCGTTCTGGGGCATCGGTCTGCCGAGCGGCTACGTGCTCGCGGGCTGGACGGAGCTTGGTCCCTTCGGCTACTGGGTGGGGCTGAACGGCGGCATCATCGTCGGCGCAGTCATGCTCATGATCCGCCTGCGCATCATCGAGCAGCGCATGCGGCAGGCGAAGAAGCAGATCTTGCACGAATCATCTGTTATGTGA
- a CDS encoding MotE family protein: MWKKLKILFILILLLVLIAGGFALGVYLRLFDTQALNEQYGLHELPVVGEYFVPPAGEQHNAAETASSPPASAGTPASAAAAPKKAPENVKITKEEIEKQQKEREAAEKKRVTKLARLYNDMKAADAAKVMESLDIDLCIAILQRMDEGNAAKVMAAFEPERAAQITQIIYEGVPQRTRNARNAAAAQVPGIEQGEEAAPQQ; the protein is encoded by the coding sequence ATGTGGAAGAAATTGAAGATCCTATTCATACTGATCTTACTCCTCGTGTTGATTGCGGGAGGTTTTGCGCTCGGCGTCTATCTCCGTCTCTTTGACACGCAGGCGCTCAATGAGCAGTATGGGCTCCACGAGCTTCCCGTCGTCGGCGAGTACTTTGTTCCGCCGGCGGGAGAGCAGCACAATGCAGCCGAGACGGCGTCGTCACCTCCCGCATCAGCGGGCACTCCGGCATCCGCTGCGGCGGCACCGAAGAAGGCTCCTGAGAATGTGAAGATCACGAAAGAGGAGATTGAAAAGCAGCAGAAGGAGCGCGAGGCAGCGGAGAAGAAGCGCGTAACAAAGCTTGCGCGCCTCTATAACGACATGAAGGCGGCAGATGCTGCAAAGGTCATGGAGAGTTTGGACATTGACCTCTGCATTGCCATCCTTCAGCGCATGGACGAGGGAAATGCAGCAAAGGTCATGGCAGCATTCGAGCCTGAGCGCGCTGCCCAGATTACACAGATCATCTATGAGGGCGTGCCGCAGCGCACGCGGAATGCACGCAATGCAGCTGCAGCGCAAGTACCCGGCATAGAACAGGGGGAAGAGGCTGCGCCGCAGCAATAG
- a CDS encoding FliH/SctL family protein encodes MSRVIKAAVWEENPHLIDVPPPPPPPREDGEEEGLSEEAVQNLLARIAEREQAMDERVKEAEIQVAVLRGEAEEERDRLLTEAQTQIEQDREEARAKGHEEGFAAGREAGEAAVREEMAEFIRQTNAQAEKTLRDARDAIRDYVVNAEEDIVSIAMTAVERVLPQHFIDVPQMVLPVVRDAILRVKDQKEIVVHVPPNSYDFVLMARDELRSILTAGDTNLTITSDEGLKAGDCLVETPNGNVDARLQTQIEQLKKAVREVML; translated from the coding sequence TTGTCTAGGGTTATCAAGGCAGCCGTCTGGGAAGAGAATCCGCATCTCATCGACGTGCCGCCCCCTCCACCGCCGCCGCGCGAGGATGGCGAGGAGGAAGGGCTGAGCGAAGAGGCCGTTCAGAATCTGCTTGCACGCATTGCAGAGCGTGAGCAGGCAATGGATGAGCGCGTCAAGGAGGCGGAGATCCAGGTTGCAGTCCTTCGCGGGGAAGCCGAGGAGGAACGTGACCGGCTTCTCACTGAGGCGCAGACACAGATCGAACAGGATCGCGAGGAGGCTCGTGCCAAGGGGCATGAGGAGGGCTTTGCCGCAGGCCGTGAGGCGGGGGAAGCCGCCGTGCGCGAGGAGATGGCGGAGTTCATCCGTCAGACCAACGCACAGGCGGAGAAAACCCTGCGCGATGCGCGTGATGCCATACGTGACTATGTGGTGAATGCAGAGGAGGACATCGTATCGATCGCCATGACAGCGGTCGAGCGCGTCCTGCCGCAGCATTTCATTGATGTGCCGCAGATGGTTCTGCCCGTGGTGCGCGATGCCATCCTGCGCGTCAAGGATCAGAAGGAGATCGTCGTCCACGTTCCGCCAAACAGCTACGACTTTGTACTGATGGCGCGTGATGAGCTGCGCAGCATACTGACGGCAGGGGATACGAACCTCACGATCACCTCGGATGAGGGGCTGAAGGCAGGGGACTGCCTCGTGGAGACCCCGAACGGAAACGTGGATGCGCGGCTTCAGACACAGATCGAACAGCTCAAAAAAGCTGTGCGGGAAGTGATGCTATGA
- the fliF gene encoding flagellar basal-body MS-ring/collar protein FliF has translation SIGVKTLTQLDMTRKVQDNIEKKVQSLLDQTLGEGRAFARVSVELDFDDRLTDRQTFTPVVDDAGIIRSQQDISESYVGSSTNPGGPAGVQSNVPGYVEQEANANAEYEKKESTKNYEINEERQHVIASPGSIRRLTVAVLVNDDVTQPQQESILRTVSSAAGINPSRGDTISVEPLPFSTEAAERRAAEEQAEKDRQDRIFYTQVGLALLVIALIIAGILMYRRKKRLEREAAEEAQRLEEERIAEERAAAIAAGEVEEEDLSEEEQQQINQRQALLALIDAKPEEVALLVKTWLSEEE, from the coding sequence CTCCATCGGCGTCAAGACGCTCACGCAGCTCGACATGACGCGCAAGGTGCAGGACAACATCGAGAAGAAGGTGCAGTCCCTGCTCGATCAGACGCTTGGCGAGGGGCGTGCTTTTGCGCGCGTCAGCGTGGAGCTCGACTTTGACGACCGCCTGACGGATCGTCAGACCTTTACCCCTGTTGTGGACGATGCGGGCATCATCCGCAGTCAGCAGGACATCTCCGAGAGCTACGTCGGCAGTTCGACGAACCCCGGCGGCCCTGCGGGCGTGCAGAGCAATGTCCCCGGCTACGTGGAGCAGGAGGCGAACGCAAACGCCGAGTATGAGAAGAAGGAATCCACAAAGAACTATGAGATCAACGAGGAACGTCAGCACGTCATCGCCTCTCCGGGGTCGATCCGCCGCCTGACGGTCGCCGTTCTCGTCAACGACGATGTGACCCAGCCGCAGCAGGAGAGCATCCTACGCACGGTGAGCAGCGCAGCGGGCATCAACCCCTCGCGCGGCGATACGATCTCCGTTGAGCCCCTGCCGTTCAGCACGGAGGCGGCAGAACGCCGCGCCGCAGAGGAGCAGGCGGAGAAGGATCGTCAGGATCGCATCTTCTACACGCAGGTCGGACTCGCCCTGCTCGTCATTGCCCTCATTATTGCCGGCATCCTCATGTACCGCCGCAAGAAGCGTCTCGAGCGCGAGGCTGCCGAGGAGGCACAGCGCCTCGAAGAGGAGCGTATTGCGGAGGAGCGTGCTGCGGCGATTGCAGCAGGCGAGGTCGAGGAAGAAGATCTCTCCGAGGAGGAGCAGCAGCAGATCAATCAGCGGCAGGCTCTTCTTGCGCTCATTGATGCCAAGCCCGAGGAGGTTGCACTCCTCGTCAAGACTTGGCTTTCGGAGGAGGAGTAA
- the fliG gene encoding flagellar motor switch protein FliG: protein MPDMYGSGDLTNQQKAAILFIAIGPEYSAKLFQHMDDDEIEHLTLEIANQKQVSSSLKAEVIAEFYSMCMAQDYISSGGLQYAQNVLEKALGPDKALEIINRLTTSLQVRPFDFLRKTDPAQLLNFIQNEHPQTIALIMAYLEPDQAAIVLGSLPPESQVEVTKRVAMMDRTSPDFIREVERVLERKLSSMVTQDFTSAGGIKAIVEVLNRVDRTTEKAIVETLEVDNPELAEEIKKLMFVFEDIVQIDDRSLQLVLRQVETKDLSLALKATPQEVAEKVFKNMSTRAADMLREEIEFMGPVKIRDVEEAQQKVVGVIRVLEDKGEIVISRGKGDEMIV, encoded by the coding sequence ATGCCGGATATGTATGGCAGCGGTGATCTGACCAATCAGCAGAAGGCGGCAATCCTCTTCATTGCGATTGGACCCGAGTACTCGGCAAAGCTCTTTCAGCATATGGATGACGATGAGATTGAGCATCTGACGCTCGAGATCGCAAATCAGAAGCAGGTATCCTCCTCGCTCAAGGCGGAGGTCATCGCCGAGTTCTACTCCATGTGCATGGCACAGGACTACATCTCCTCGGGCGGCCTGCAGTACGCGCAGAACGTCCTCGAGAAGGCGCTCGGACCCGACAAGGCGCTCGAGATCATCAACCGTCTCACGACGAGTCTGCAGGTACGTCCCTTCGACTTCCTGCGCAAGACGGATCCCGCCCAGCTGCTCAACTTCATTCAGAACGAGCATCCGCAGACCATTGCGCTCATCATGGCGTACCTCGAACCCGATCAGGCGGCCATCGTCCTCGGTTCGCTGCCGCCCGAGTCGCAGGTTGAGGTCACGAAGCGCGTGGCGATGATGGATCGCACGTCGCCGGACTTCATCCGCGAGGTCGAGCGCGTGCTCGAGAGGAAACTGTCCTCGATGGTGACGCAGGACTTTACATCGGCGGGCGGCATCAAGGCGATTGTCGAGGTGCTCAACCGCGTCGACCGCACGACGGAAAAGGCGATTGTGGAGACCCTCGAGGTCGACAATCCCGAGCTTGCCGAGGAGATCAAGAAGCTCATGTTCGTCTTCGAGGACATTGTCCAGATCGACGACCGCTCGCTGCAGCTCGTCCTGCGCCAGGTGGAGACAAAGGATCTCTCGCTTGCGCTCAAGGCAACGCCGCAGGAGGTCGCGGAGAAGGTCTTCAAGAATATGTCGACGCGTGCTGCCGATATGCTGCGCGAGGAGATCGAGTTCATGGGACCGGTCAAGATCCGCGATGTCGAGGAGGCGCAGCAGAAGGTTGTCGGCGTCATCCGCGTACTCGAGGACAAGGGCGAGATTGTGATTTCGCGTGGCAAGGGAGACGAGATGATTGTCTAG
- the fliJ gene encoding flagellar export protein FliJ: MKKFRFQLETLLKVTRMKKEEAEVAFAEAVRRLEDARAYQRRLLEEMHQGQRDYERLSREGTRIKIGTLMSFNRFFGWKRQQIEDQQQVILQASAERQKRLKVLMEQMSALKSIEKLKEKRLAEYKAEVLQEEQKMLDEIGLQLTMRNRELEEAV, from the coding sequence ATGAAAAAATTTCGATTTCAGCTTGAGACCCTGCTCAAGGTGACGCGCATGAAGAAGGAGGAGGCAGAGGTTGCCTTCGCCGAAGCCGTGCGCCGCCTTGAGGATGCGCGTGCCTATCAGCGGCGCCTGCTCGAGGAGATGCACCAAGGGCAGCGGGACTACGAGAGACTCTCACGAGAGGGGACACGCATCAAGATCGGTACGCTCATGAGCTTCAACCGCTTCTTTGGATGGAAGCGACAGCAGATTGAGGATCAGCAGCAGGTGATCCTGCAGGCGAGTGCCGAGCGGCAGAAGCGCCTCAAGGTTCTGATGGAGCAGATGAGTGCCCTCAAGAGCATTGAGAAACTGAAGGAAAAGCGCCTTGCGGAATACAAGGCGGAGGTCTTGCAGGAGGAGCAGAAGATGCTCGACGAGATCGGCCTGCAGCTGACCATGCGGAATAGGGAATTGGAGGAAGCAGTATGA
- a CDS encoding NAD(P)/FAD-dependent oxidoreductase, with translation MADQKHVVIVGAGFGGVRLAKELAKENVRITLVDRHNYHLFQPLLYQVSTAVLSAGEIAYPTREFFKNYKNVEFFLGKATGVDQERRVLMTNHGEIAYDYLVLAAGATTNFFGNESVARNSYAMKTLQEAMTLRSHIIHEFERASKKTSPSLTEERRRHLNFVIVGGGATGIEMAGALMELIQIFKKEFHSINFDEVHVTLLEAMGSVLPMVPPDLQQYTIDVLRKKGVDVRLNTAVTEYDGNDLKLNNGEVVPTKTVIWAAGVRAQDFIKDCGSKVDRAGRIIVEENLLVPGSDCVFAIGDCANFQHGGLERPLPTVAPVATQEAMQVKENIMALIAGKTPDQLGKFVYKDLGAMATIGKGEAVMNGPMPLLGFTMKAKGFFAWFAWMFVHLIRLAGKYSDFTVSVKWIWNFFFGTRVSRIILSKME, from the coding sequence ATGGCAGATCAGAAGCATGTTGTCATCGTCGGTGCCGGATTCGGCGGCGTGCGTCTCGCAAAGGAACTCGCGAAGGAAAATGTGCGGATCACGCTGGTGGATCGGCACAACTATCATCTCTTCCAACCACTCCTCTATCAGGTGAGTACGGCTGTGCTGTCGGCGGGAGAGATTGCCTATCCGACGCGTGAGTTTTTTAAGAATTACAAGAATGTGGAGTTCTTTCTCGGCAAGGCGACGGGCGTCGATCAGGAGCGCCGCGTACTCATGACAAATCACGGCGAGATCGCGTATGACTACCTCGTGCTCGCGGCGGGTGCAACGACTAATTTTTTCGGCAACGAGAGCGTTGCACGCAATTCCTACGCCATGAAGACCCTACAGGAAGCGATGACCCTGCGCAGCCATATCATCCATGAGTTTGAACGTGCCTCCAAGAAGACATCTCCCTCCCTGACAGAGGAACGGCGGCGTCACCTCAACTTTGTCATTGTCGGCGGCGGTGCGACGGGCATCGAAATGGCGGGTGCGCTGATGGAGCTCATCCAGATTTTTAAGAAGGAGTTCCATTCGATCAACTTTGACGAGGTTCATGTCACCCTCCTCGAGGCGATGGGCTCCGTCCTGCCGATGGTGCCGCCCGATCTGCAGCAGTATACGATCGACGTGCTCCGCAAAAAGGGCGTCGACGTACGCCTCAATACGGCGGTCACGGAGTACGACGGGAACGATCTGAAGCTGAACAACGGCGAGGTTGTCCCGACCAAGACGGTCATCTGGGCGGCAGGCGTGCGCGCACAGGATTTCATCAAGGACTGTGGCAGCAAGGTGGATCGCGCGGGGCGCATCATTGTGGAGGAAAATCTCCTCGTGCCCGGCAGCGACTGCGTCTTTGCCATCGGCGACTGCGCGAACTTCCAGCACGGAGGACTCGAGCGTCCGCTCCCGACGGTTGCGCCTGTGGCGACTCAGGAGGCCATGCAGGTCAAAGAGAATATCATGGCGCTGATTGCAGGTAAGACCCCCGATCAGCTTGGCAAATTTGTCTACAAGGATCTCGGTGCAATGGCGACGATCGGCAAGGGCGAGGCGGTCATGAACGGCCCCATGCCCCTACTTGGCTTCACGATGAAGGCAAAGGGGTTCTTCGCCTGGTTCGCATGGATGTTCGTCCACCTCATTCGCCTTGCGGGAAAATATTCGGATTTCACGGTCTCTGTCAAGTGGATCTGGAATTTCTTCTTCGGGACGCGCGTCTCGCGTATCATTCTCAGCAAGATGGAGTGA
- a CDS encoding N-acetylmuramoyl-L-alanine amidase, which yields MRRIFLLVAVVLVSVLGITFAAHSAEAAFSDRAKEMAKITGVRIGKTDGNVRIVIDSDRPVSYQQSVLANPTRIVVDVQNAWIAPEAKKNTAVDSPFVSGVRVAQFDATTVRIVVETSVGKGDYKVFSLDSGKPRIVMDFGGSPAGNVTKPPRDTEPAVIPSLPSEADEDEEEEEEQDARAKDQIDRDLDAITGLKGRKITIDPGHGGSDSGAIGPTGIMEKSVTLRVSRELKRLLEAEGATVILTRTGDTEVSEKGASATSVEELQARCDVANKAKADIFLSIHADAFTNREVKGTTAYYYTQGTKQSKRLADCVRTALIDSIGTIDRGTQTCNFYVVKHTDMPAILVEISFISNPDEEKMMNSAEGVKKIAQGIADGIADYFG from the coding sequence TTGCGCCGCATATTTTTACTGGTTGCTGTCGTGCTTGTCTCTGTTCTTGGCATCACCTTTGCCGCACATTCTGCGGAGGCGGCATTTAGTGACCGCGCAAAGGAGATGGCAAAGATTACGGGGGTGCGGATCGGAAAGACCGATGGGAATGTTCGCATTGTCATCGACTCGGATCGTCCTGTCTCCTATCAGCAGAGCGTGCTTGCAAATCCAACACGCATCGTTGTGGATGTGCAGAATGCGTGGATTGCGCCCGAGGCGAAGAAGAATACGGCGGTGGATTCGCCGTTCGTCTCAGGCGTGCGTGTGGCACAGTTCGACGCGACGACGGTGCGCATCGTGGTGGAGACCTCGGTGGGAAAGGGGGACTATAAGGTCTTTTCCCTCGACTCCGGAAAACCGCGCATTGTTATGGATTTTGGTGGCTCACCCGCCGGAAATGTGACGAAACCGCCGCGTGATACTGAGCCTGCAGTCATCCCCTCCCTCCCGTCTGAGGCGGATGAGGATGAAGAGGAGGAGGAAGAGCAGGACGCGCGTGCCAAGGATCAGATTGACCGCGATCTGGATGCCATCACTGGGCTAAAGGGACGGAAAATCACTATCGATCCCGGACACGGCGGCAGCGACTCGGGGGCGATCGGACCGACGGGCATCATGGAGAAGTCTGTGACCCTGCGTGTCAGCCGCGAGCTCAAGCGCCTCCTTGAGGCGGAGGGTGCAACGGTCATCCTCACGCGTACAGGGGATACGGAGGTCTCCGAGAAGGGCGCGAGTGCGACATCGGTCGAGGAGCTTCAGGCACGCTGCGATGTCGCCAATAAGGCAAAGGCGGACATCTTCCTCTCCATCCATGCGGACGCATTTACGAACCGCGAGGTGAAGGGGACGACCGCGTATTACTACACGCAGGGCACAAAGCAGTCCAAGCGCCTTGCTGACTGCGTGCGCACGGCGCTCATCGACTCCATCGGGACGATTGACCGAGGGACACAGACGTGCAATTTCTACGTTGTAAAACATACGGACATGCCCGCAATTCTCGTGGAGATCTCCTTCATCTCGAATCCCGATGAGGAAAAGATGATGAATAGTGCCGAGGGTGTCAAAAAAATCGCGCAGGGCATTGCGGACGGCATTGCCGATTACTTTGGGTGA